Proteins from a genomic interval of Coriobacteriia bacterium:
- a CDS encoding NYN domain-containing protein: MADEAHSLAVFIDFENLALGFERDGNGGGRTPRRKKGDPGMLDVAAILERLVEKGKVIIKRAYADWGRFEKYRVIMHDSGIQMMEIPERGKTGKNHADIQLVVDAMDLCWSKEHVDTFVIVSGDSDFTPLVAKLKENGKSVIGLGMKESTSDLLAASCDEFIFYEDLGKGPAAPSVTAEAIPKTQRPAMRLLVDSIQALQRENKDVMYSSLIKDTMKRKQPAFSESSYGYRTFSALLEDAEKLGLVSLRVDQRSGTYVVAGFTDKK, from the coding sequence ATGGCTGACGAAGCACACAGCCTTGCTGTGTTCATAGACTTCGAGAACCTCGCGCTCGGCTTCGAGCGCGACGGCAACGGCGGCGGCAGGACGCCGCGGCGCAAGAAGGGCGATCCGGGGATGCTCGACGTGGCCGCGATCCTCGAGCGGCTCGTGGAGAAGGGCAAGGTCATCATCAAGCGCGCCTACGCCGACTGGGGCCGCTTCGAGAAGTACCGCGTGATCATGCACGACTCCGGCATCCAGATGATGGAGATCCCCGAGCGCGGCAAGACCGGCAAGAACCACGCCGACATCCAGCTCGTCGTCGACGCGATGGACCTGTGCTGGAGCAAGGAGCACGTCGACACGTTCGTGATCGTCTCCGGCGACTCCGACTTCACGCCTCTCGTGGCGAAGCTCAAAGAGAACGGCAAGTCCGTCATCGGCCTCGGTATGAAGGAGTCGACGAGCGACCTGCTGGCCGCGAGTTGCGACGAGTTCATCTTCTACGAGGACCTCGGGAAGGGCCCGGCCGCGCCGTCCGTCACCGCCGAGGCGATACCGAAGACGCAGCGTCCCGCGATGCGGCTTCTGGTCGATTCGATCCAGGCGCTGCAGCGCGAGAACAAGGACGTCATGTACTCCTCGCTGATCAAGGACACCATGAAGCGCAAGCAGCCGGCCTTCTCCGAGTCGAGCTACGGTTACCGCACGTTCTCGGCGCTGCTCGAGGACGCCGAGAAGCTCGGCCTCGTGAGCCTGCGCGTCGACCAGCGCTCCGGCACCTACGTCGTCGCCGGGTTCACGGACAAGAAGTAG
- a CDS encoding ribbon-helix-helix protein, CopG family, with protein MNRKVWAMVKKKVAVAISDLILEGVDEYAALAGVSRSSVIQEAAADYLTRHKSRAEREHYLAGANAAFEDMLRFADERAKDPACADEPSSLEILRSLRGTSHAR; from the coding sequence ATGAACAGAAAGGTGTGGGCGATGGTCAAGAAGAAGGTCGCCGTCGCGATCTCGGACCTGATCCTCGAAGGGGTCGACGAATACGCCGCCCTGGCCGGCGTGAGCCGGAGTTCCGTCATCCAAGAGGCCGCCGCCGACTACCTGACCCGTCATAAGAGCCGCGCGGAGCGCGAGCACTACCTCGCCGGCGCGAACGCCGCGTTCGAAGACATGCTGCGTTTCGCCGACGAGCGTGCGAAAGACCCGGCCTGCGCGGACGAGCCTTCGAGCCTGGAGATCCTCCGGTCCCTGCGCGGCACGTCGCACGCGCGATGA
- a CDS encoding type II toxin-antitoxin system VapC family toxin, whose amino-acid sequence MTADPEVCVLDASAGVKWFRDEPGSSEARRLLRRHIDGEAIIAVDTLFMYEVMAVCARDRAPEDVMRVWTDLEHFSLAVVPLGERLVGAAAQQRYRLECSLYDAFSAGLASLLNATLYSADAKAHGRFERVRILDA is encoded by the coding sequence ATGACCGCGGACCCCGAGGTCTGCGTGCTCGACGCGTCCGCGGGCGTGAAGTGGTTCCGGGACGAGCCCGGCTCGAGCGAGGCGCGCAGACTTCTCCGTCGCCACATCGACGGCGAGGCGATCATCGCGGTCGACACCCTCTTCATGTACGAGGTGATGGCGGTCTGCGCGCGCGACCGGGCGCCAGAGGACGTCATGCGGGTCTGGACCGACCTGGAACACTTCAGCCTGGCGGTGGTCCCGCTCGGCGAGCGCCTGGTCGGCGCCGCCGCACAGCAGCGCTATCGGCTCGAATGCTCGCTGTATGACGCGTTCTCGGCGGGACTGGCGTCGTTGCTGAACGCAACCTTGTACTCGGCCGACGCGAAGGCCCACGGACGGTTCGAACGCGTCCGGATCCTAGACGCTTGA
- a CDS encoding class I SAM-dependent methyltransferase: MSAHRFDLAMMDRLDDPERLDDLRPDVMWAAFALLDARVLVEIGAGTGLISAAISAFAPGATVYAADIAPEMVSRMRERLSRTTLERVVPVLCGETSVPLPDGIADGVFLVNLHHELDHPVAVLREAFRLLQPGGRLLAVDWKKEKTPHGPPVEARVALSDIETDVVAAGFAGVEHHDVLPYHEVVTAGRP; this comes from the coding sequence GTGAGCGCGCATCGGTTCGATCTAGCGATGATGGACAGACTCGACGACCCCGAGCGCCTCGACGACCTTCGCCCCGACGTCATGTGGGCGGCGTTCGCCCTTCTCGACGCTCGCGTCCTAGTGGAGATCGGCGCCGGCACCGGCCTCATCTCCGCCGCCATCTCCGCCTTCGCGCCCGGCGCGACCGTCTACGCCGCCGACATCGCGCCCGAGATGGTCTCGCGCATGCGCGAGCGCCTCTCCCGGACCACTCTCGAGCGGGTCGTCCCCGTGCTCTGCGGCGAGACGTCGGTCCCGCTGCCCGACGGCATCGCGGACGGCGTCTTCCTCGTGAACCTCCACCACGAGCTCGACCACCCCGTTGCGGTGCTGCGCGAGGCCTTCCGGCTCCTGCAGCCGGGTGGACGGCTTCTCGCCGTCGACTGGAAGAAGGAGAAGACGCCCCACGGCCCTCCCGTGGAGGCGCGTGTCGCGCTCTCCGACATCGAGACGGACGTGGTCGCGGCCGGATTCGCCGGAGTCGAGCACCACGACGTCCTGCCCTACCACGAGGTCGTCACGGCCGGACGCCCGTAG
- a CDS encoding flavodoxin family protein has protein sequence MKVVAFSGSARKDGNTALLVRAVFEPLEERGIACELVQLAGKKCGGCTACLKCREMKDRRCHGRDDAINECVVKMDEADGVIIATPTYFADVSSETKALIDRCGYVAMSNGAMLRRKVGAAVVAVRRGGAIHAFDTINHFFLINQMVVPGSSYWNVGIGRDKGEVSGDEEGLRTMRVLGENMAWALERLHG, from the coding sequence ATGAAGGTCGTCGCTTTCAGCGGGAGCGCACGCAAGGACGGGAACACAGCGCTTCTCGTGCGAGCCGTCTTCGAGCCGCTGGAGGAACGGGGCATCGCCTGCGAACTCGTCCAGTTGGCCGGCAAGAAGTGCGGAGGCTGCACCGCCTGCCTCAAGTGCCGGGAGATGAAGGACCGGCGCTGCCACGGCCGCGATGACGCGATCAACGAGTGCGTCGTGAAGATGGACGAGGCCGACGGCGTCATCATCGCCACCCCCACGTATTTCGCCGACGTCAGCTCCGAGACCAAGGCGCTCATCGACCGCTGCGGCTACGTCGCGATGTCGAACGGGGCGATGCTGCGCCGCAAGGTCGGTGCGGCCGTGGTGGCCGTTCGCCGCGGCGGCGCGATCCACGCGTTCGACACGATCAACCACTTCTTCCTCATCAACCAGATGGTCGTCCCGGGCTCTTCGTACTGGAACGTCGGCATCGGCCGCGACAAGGGAGAGGTCTCCGGCGACGAGGAGGGGCTGCGGACGATGCGCGTCCTGGGCGAGAACATGGCCTGGGCCCTCGAGCGACTCCACGGCTGA
- a CDS encoding cyclic 2,3-diphosphoglycerate synthase: MQRIRTVIMGAAGRDFHDFQTVYRDDPSTEVVAFTATQIPGIDGRRFPADLAGPLYPEGIPVLPEDDLVRLIRDEHVSRVVFAYSDMSHIEVMHRASLVLAEGADFVLLGADRTMIAADVPVISVCAVRTGVGKSGISRRVCDLLRERGLTAVDIRHPMPYRELSLMRVERYGSLADLDAYGCTIEEREEYEHLIEAGITVFAGVDYEAIVKAAQAEADVIVWDGGNNDLPFVRPDLEIVAIDPHRPGHERLYHPGEANFLRADVLVINKVDSARPADVEALRDTAALFNPTATVVLTDSRITVEDGPDLNGKRVLVIEDGPTLTHGGMAYGAGALAARESGATLVDPRPYAVGSLRGVFEAYPHLTDVLPAMGYSAAQLTDLERTVAATPCDIVVVATPIDLSHLIRIDTPHVRVGYLVEDHGDPTLGSVLDAFLARTGRSGTRVTP; the protein is encoded by the coding sequence GTGCAGCGTATCAGGACCGTGATAATGGGAGCGGCCGGACGCGACTTCCACGACTTCCAGACCGTCTATCGCGACGACCCCTCCACCGAGGTGGTGGCCTTCACGGCGACGCAGATCCCGGGTATCGACGGCCGGCGCTTCCCCGCCGATCTCGCCGGACCGCTCTACCCCGAGGGCATCCCTGTGCTCCCAGAGGACGACCTCGTGCGCCTCATCCGCGACGAGCATGTCTCGCGCGTGGTCTTCGCGTACTCCGACATGAGCCACATCGAGGTGATGCATCGCGCCTCGCTCGTGCTCGCGGAAGGCGCGGACTTCGTGCTCCTAGGCGCGGATCGGACCATGATCGCCGCGGACGTACCCGTCATCTCCGTCTGCGCCGTGCGCACGGGTGTGGGCAAGAGCGGCATCAGCCGCCGCGTATGCGACCTGTTGCGCGAGCGTGGACTGACCGCTGTCGACATCCGCCATCCGATGCCGTACCGCGAGCTCTCCCTCATGCGCGTCGAGCGCTACGGCAGCCTCGCCGACCTCGACGCCTACGGCTGCACCATCGAGGAGCGGGAGGAGTACGAACACCTCATCGAGGCGGGCATCACGGTCTTTGCCGGGGTCGATTACGAGGCGATCGTGAAGGCGGCGCAGGCCGAGGCCGACGTGATCGTCTGGGACGGCGGCAACAACGATCTTCCGTTCGTGCGGCCCGACCTCGAGATCGTCGCGATCGACCCGCACCGGCCCGGACACGAGCGCCTCTACCACCCCGGCGAGGCGAACTTCCTGCGCGCCGACGTCCTCGTCATCAACAAGGTCGATTCTGCACGTCCCGCCGACGTCGAGGCGCTTCGTGACACCGCCGCTCTCTTCAACCCGACTGCCACGGTCGTCCTGACCGACTCCCGCATCACCGTCGAGGACGGACCGGACCTGAACGGGAAGCGCGTGCTGGTCATAGAGGACGGTCCGACGCTCACCCACGGGGGGATGGCGTACGGGGCCGGCGCGCTCGCCGCGCGCGAGAGTGGGGCGACGCTGGTCGACCCCCGTCCGTACGCGGTCGGCTCCCTGCGAGGCGTCTTCGAAGCGTACCCGCACCTCACCGACGTACTGCCCGCGATGGGCTACTCCGCCGCACAGTTGACGGACCTCGAGCGCACCGTCGCAGCGACACCGTGCGACATCGTCGTCGTCGCCACCCCGATCGACCTCTCGCACCTCATCCGCATCGACACTCCGCACGTGAGGGTCGGCTACCTCGTCGAGGACCATGGCGATCCGACGCTCGGATCCGTCCTCGACGCCTTCCTCGCACGGACCGGACGCTCGGGAACGCGCGTCACTCCCTGA
- a CDS encoding PAS domain-containing protein: MNAVVLANVVSTVAFGVALGVVLVAPSRKTGLVSPTSKTFLALAMGLYLFVGISNLLEHTGVIAFFDRFEDYAELLFLPLFAYFVHSMAETRRFEGIARDQRALRQSHELTMSIVETSPAGIMVVDPAGRVTFANDRARSVLRLADDPDSVWLRTPGWTVRPAGIPDVEEHPDLRIVASGVAVSDVPIEVIWPDGRLTRLAVSVAPLADDAEVLGGSVVAFLETGSGFRE; this comes from the coding sequence ATGAACGCGGTCGTCCTCGCGAACGTCGTCTCCACGGTGGCGTTCGGGGTCGCTCTCGGCGTGGTGCTCGTCGCTCCTTCGCGCAAGACCGGGCTCGTGAGCCCGACGTCGAAGACCTTCCTCGCCTTGGCGATGGGTCTCTACCTGTTCGTAGGCATCTCGAACCTGCTCGAGCACACCGGGGTCATCGCGTTCTTCGACCGGTTCGAGGACTATGCCGAGCTGCTCTTCCTCCCGCTGTTCGCGTACTTCGTCCATTCGATGGCCGAGACCCGCCGCTTCGAGGGCATCGCGCGAGACCAGCGCGCGCTTCGGCAGAGCCACGAACTGACGATGAGCATCGTCGAGACGAGTCCCGCCGGGATCATGGTCGTCGACCCGGCCGGTCGCGTGACTTTCGCCAACGACCGCGCTCGCTCTGTCCTCCGGCTCGCCGACGACCCGGACTCCGTGTGGCTTCGCACGCCGGGGTGGACGGTCCGTCCGGCGGGCATCCCCGATGTGGAGGAGCACCCGGACCTGCGGATCGTCGCATCGGGAGTCGCTGTGTCCGATGTGCCGATCGAGGTGATATGGCCCGACGGGCGTCTGACGCGGCTCGCGGTGAGCGTCGCGCCGTTGGCGGACGACGCGGAGGTGCTGGGGGGTAGCGTGGTGGCCTTCCTGGAGACCGGGAGCGGATTCAGGGAGTGA
- a CDS encoding MBL fold metallo-hydrolase: MRITLLGHSTLLLETSGGNLLTDPFFPQRSVAGTLVDTPAMTPEEAAEAVDAVLVTHAHPDHCDPGFFRVLPACVPVLVPAGFRWPHGILRPAGTHELPPRASRRVAGACVHAVPARHMGACCGFVIEADDRIVYVAGDTYHGRFMEGIANRFRLDLAALPLRTVRVAPVMDPAQLDRAVTDLHPGVVLLLHRGIRMASGPGGWLGAALNLAGSTAAAVEVLTTGHPGMRVLAPEAGGLIEV, from the coding sequence ATGCGTATCACTCTGCTGGGCCACAGCACACTGCTGCTCGAGACTTCAGGAGGCAACCTCCTGACCGACCCGTTCTTCCCGCAGCGCTCCGTCGCGGGGACACTGGTCGACACGCCCGCGATGACCCCGGAAGAGGCTGCGGAGGCGGTCGACGCCGTCCTCGTCACGCACGCGCACCCCGACCACTGCGACCCCGGCTTCTTCCGCGTGCTCCCGGCCTGCGTGCCGGTCCTCGTCCCCGCCGGGTTCCGCTGGCCGCATGGCATCCTGCGGCCGGCGGGGACACACGAGCTCCCGCCGCGGGCCTCGCGCAGGGTCGCCGGAGCGTGCGTGCATGCCGTGCCCGCGCGGCACATGGGTGCATGCTGCGGGTTCGTCATCGAGGCTGACGACCGCATCGTCTACGTGGCCGGCGACACGTACCACGGCCGCTTCATGGAGGGGATCGCGAACCGCTTCCGTCTCGACCTCGCGGCGCTGCCGCTTCGCACGGTCCGAGTCGCTCCGGTGATGGACCCCGCGCAGTTGGATCGAGCCGTGACCGACCTCCACCCCGGTGTGGTGCTCCTGCTGCACCGCGGTATCAGGATGGCGTCCGGTCCCGGCGGGTGGCTCGGCGCCGCACTGAACCTCGCCGGCTCGACCGCGGCCGCCGTCGAAGTGCTCACGACCGGACATCCGGGCATGCGCGTCTTGGCGCCGGAGGCCGGCGGTCTCATCGAGGTCTGA
- a CDS encoding PAS domain-containing sensor histidine kinase: MTQKLSGTVDRRRETRAPREEMPLVLDWFPNPVRYVGPDGRCIRVNRAWLEFTGRSNREEIGSGWAEGIHPDDAADVSAALLRPSVSREPYRVEYRLRRHDGRYRWILEQGVPVPGVTGTRVATCYDITDSKDCEQMREDFVRYSAHDLRAGLVAIAGFGDLADAACKQGAVTAAADLSHRIAERSRELCAIVDELAIAACLAGGGVRPEVERVDPLDIAMRSLGTLRALDGDRVRLRAHGSLSPVRGDAELLVSSLARLLANGLRHAPDDTDVLLDVSDDCDETRFCVTDLGPASRRDDLRRRRGEIVRAGDGPAGRKASDGFGLYVADRIAEAHGGWIEATSTSSSGTTFTLVVPHWA, translated from the coding sequence ATGACGCAGAAGCTCTCCGGGACGGTCGACCGACGACGCGAGACGAGAGCCCCCCGCGAAGAGATGCCGTTGGTCCTCGACTGGTTCCCGAACCCCGTCCGCTACGTCGGGCCTGATGGGCGCTGTATCCGAGTGAACCGCGCGTGGCTCGAGTTCACGGGCAGGTCTAACCGCGAGGAGATCGGGAGCGGGTGGGCCGAGGGGATCCATCCGGACGACGCCGCGGACGTCTCCGCGGCGCTGCTGAGGCCGAGCGTGTCCCGGGAGCCGTATCGTGTGGAGTACCGCCTGCGTCGACACGACGGGCGGTACCGCTGGATCCTCGAGCAGGGCGTGCCTGTCCCAGGCGTGACTGGGACGCGGGTCGCCACCTGCTACGACATCACCGACTCCAAGGACTGCGAGCAGATGCGCGAGGACTTCGTGCGGTACTCGGCGCACGACCTTCGAGCGGGGCTCGTCGCCATAGCCGGGTTCGGCGATCTCGCAGATGCGGCATGTAAGCAGGGGGCCGTTACCGCCGCCGCCGACCTCTCGCATCGGATAGCGGAGCGGAGCCGCGAACTCTGCGCCATCGTCGACGAGCTCGCCATCGCGGCGTGTCTCGCGGGCGGGGGAGTGCGCCCCGAGGTGGAGCGCGTAGATCCGCTCGACATCGCGATGCGCTCGCTGGGGACCCTTCGCGCGTTGGACGGCGATCGCGTCCGGCTGCGCGCCCACGGCAGCCTTTCGCCGGTGCGCGGGGACGCCGAACTTCTCGTCTCCTCCCTCGCGAGGCTACTCGCGAACGGTCTGCGGCACGCGCCCGACGACACCGACGTGCTGCTCGACGTCAGCGACGACTGCGACGAGACGCGCTTCTGCGTGACGGACCTCGGTCCGGCGTCGCGTCGTGACGACCTCAGGCGACGGCGTGGGGAGATCGTGCGCGCTGGAGATGGGCCCGCCGGGCGCAAGGCGAGCGACGGGTTCGGGCTGTACGTCGCGGATCGCATCGCAGAGGCGCACGGTGGCTGGATCGAGGCGACGTCGACCAGCAGTAGCGGGACGACCTTCACGCTCGTCGTGCCGCACTGGGCCTGA